One genomic segment of Coffea arabica cultivar ET-39 chromosome 6e, Coffea Arabica ET-39 HiFi, whole genome shotgun sequence includes these proteins:
- the LOC113696826 gene encoding uncharacterized protein, with protein MVALHPMGEGHPTPSKRSFADILASSSNPLPSSQFLKPREVYRGEPAVTFTIDEIQSLASPFRFALVGKFSKGRPSMEALRTEFLTIGYKGTFTLGLLDPRHVLIRFEHEEDYHRCWLRRFWSFQGFGMRVLKWTPSFSVDSEPSIVPIWIRLPNLPVHFFAKGPLFSISRLVGEPLRLDASTAAITRPNVARLCVEIDLLKDLPNRVWIVNGSFGFWQKIEYENVPDYCRCCHKLGHTADVCKISNPAPTAASQGSDHHAQVWLPKNPETSHPDMQQPMATNEPRQKPEISLIKNPNLLGCDKMHKQRVVQNQDTTNPAPSEGTPSQVVSHGLSATREPKPPEPATQLQVVIPEANNLASRLLDDCELVTERDLI; from the coding sequence ATGGTTGCCCTTCATCCCATGGGTGAGGGGCACCCCACGCCATCCAAGCGTTCCTTTGCCGATATCCTTGCCTCCTCCTCAAACCCGTTGCCATCCTCACAATTCTTGAAACCGAGAGAAGTGTATCGCGGAGAACCTGCGGTAACTTTCACCATTGATGAAATTCAATCGTTGGCTTCCCCTTTCCGTTTTGCCCTGGTAGGTAAGTTCTCCAAGGGACGGCCTTCCATGGAGGCTCTACGGACGGAATTTTTAACCATTGGCTACAAAGGGACGTTCACTCTTGGCCTGCTGGATCCACGCCACGTTCTCATCAGGTTTGAACATGAAGAAGACTACCATAGATGTTGGCTTCGTCGTTTTTGGTCCTTTCAGGGTTTTGGAATGCGAGTACTGAAGTGGACTCCCTCCTTCTCGGTAGACTCAGAACCTTCCATCGTCCCCATTTGGATTCGGCTACCCAATCTTCCTGTCCATTTTTTCGCCAAGGGCCCTCTTTTCTCCATTAGCAGACTTGTGGGAGAGCCTCTTCGGCTTGATGCTTCCACAGCCGCCATTACAAGGCCTAACGTAGCAAGACTTTGTGTCGAAATAGATCTTCTTAAGGATCTCCCGAATCGCGTCTGGATTGTTAACGGATCTTTTGGATTCTGGCAGAAAATTGAATACGAAAACGTGCCTGACTATTGCCGCTGCTGTCATAAACTTGGCCATACTGCAGACGTATGCAAGATCAGCAACCCGGCGCCGACTGCTGCTAGTCAGGGGTCGGATCATCACGCGCAAGTCTGGTTACCCAAGAACCCTGAGACAAGCCACCCTGATATGCAGCAGCCAATGGCAACCAATGAGCCTCGccagaaaccagaaatttccctGATAAAGAACCCTAATCTGCTTGGCTGTGACAAAATGCACAAACAACGGGTAGTGCAAAATCAGGACACGACTAATCCCGCCCCTTCAGAGGGGACCCCGAGCCAGGTTGTATCTCATGGTCTTTCTGCCACAAGGGAACCGAAACCCCCTGAACCGGCCACTCAGCTACAAGTGGTCATCCCTGAAGCCAACAACCTGGCGTCGAGGCTGCTGGATGATTGTGAGCTTGTAACAGAACGAGATTTAATCTAG
- the LOC113696015 gene encoding ubiquitin-like-specific protease 1 yields the protein MDMSIRKQLILHDTTRPEGIYGNYLTESSFGGPINECEKICLPMNWNKEHWYLCIIDIISRQVFICDSAPDSDAVNKERENNAKIVCAAIEEALSYGFGHGHKGDVNNYKFTMPENCPKQGNGSDCGIYIAKFMEHCGDVKSGFKLL from the exons ATGGATATGTCAATTAGAAAG CAATTGATTCTTCATGATACTACTCGTCCCGAAGGCATATACGGGAACTATCTAACTGAATCAAGTTTCGGGGGCCCTATCAATGAGTGCGAGAAG ATTTGTTTACCCATGAACTGGAACAAGGAACATTGGTACTTATGTATCATAGACATAATTAGCCGTCAGGTTTTCATTTGCGACTCTGCACCTGATAGCGATGCTGTTAACAAAGAAAGGGAGAATAATGCCAAGATTGTT TGTGCAGCAATTGAAGAGGCACTGTCATATGGATTTGGCCATGGACATAAAGGAGATGTGAACAACTACAAATTTACTATGCCTGAAAATTGTCCCAAACAGGGCAATGG CAGTGATTGCGGGATTTACATTGCAAAATTCATGGAACATTGTGGTGATGTTAAGTCTGGCTTCAAGTTGCTTTGA